The genome window CGCGATCACTGCCCGCGAGTTCTGCGCGTACCAGCAGAACGGATAACGCTGTCGCAGGTAACAGGATGAGCTTGGCCCAGACACTCAAGGTATCAATGCGATAGGTGCCACTGAACACGCTGGTGTCTGTGCCCAGCAGTGGCAGGGTCAGGCCGGTGGCGAGCAGCAGGCCGATCAGTGTGACGGCCAGTGCAACACGGGGCAGGCGCAGCATCTCGGCCACCAGCGCGAAGACGATGGTCAGCAGGAGCGTGATCTCGGGGATCAGCAGGGCAAGATCGTCTGCCATCAGAACTGCAACGCGGCCGTCGTCTTGTGAATGACATCCAGCACCCAGGCCGGTGCAATGCCTACCGCCACGATCAGGATCAACAGTGGGCAGATGGCGAGTACTTCGCGGGTATTCAGGTCACCCATGCCGGCCCACTGTTCGCGCGGTTCGCCAAGGAAGACCTTGCCAATCGCTCTCAGGTACAGGCCGGCGGTAATGACGATACCGAGAATAACGATCACGGCAGCAGGTTCGACCCGCAGTGTCGCCAGGAAGATCTGGAACTCGGCGGGAAAGTGCGCCAGCCCCGGCAGGCCCAGCGAGGCGAAGGCAGCCAGCACAAAGGACCAGCCGAGTACCGGTACGATTTTAAGCAGGCCGCCGAACCGGTCCATCTCGCGCGTGTGGGCGCGGTCCTGCAACATACCGACCAGCATGAACAGGGCGCCGGTGACCAGCCCGTGACTGACCATCTGCAATACCGAACCGTCCATGGCCACGGCGCGCACTGCAGGATCGACAGCCAGTGCGGCGATGGCAACACCAACGATGATATAGCCCATATGATTGACCGAGGTATAGGCCACCAGGCGTTTGAGGTCAGTTTGTGCCAGCGCGGCAAAGGCGCCGTAGATGGCACTGATGACACCGAACACCAGGATGACAATACCTGCCTCCCGAAACGCATCCGGTGTCATCTGCAGGGCAAAACGTATCAGGCCGTAGGTGCCGAATTTCAACATCACCCCGGCGAGGATGACACTGCCGGCGGCAGGCGCCTGAACGTGCGCAGCCGGCAGCCAGGTATGGAACGGAAACACCGGCGTCTTGACCGCGAACGTGAACAGCATGGCCACCAGTGCCAGCATGGCCGCGCTGCCGCTTAACGGTGGACTATCGATCCAGACGCGCATATCAAAGGTATGCGGGTCGCTGCCCAGGTACAGCCCGAGGATGGCGAGTAATAGCGGCAGGCTGCCCAGCAGGGTATAGATGAAGAACATCAGCGCGGCACGCTGGCGGTCTTCGTGACCCCAGCCGGCAATCATGAAGTACATCGATACCAGTGACACTTCAAAGAACACATAGAACAGGATCGCATCCAGTGCCGTGAAGGCACCGATCGAGGCAGTTTCCAGCAGCAACATCAACACGACATAGGCGTGTGGCCGTTCCTTCACTTTGGCTGAATAAATAAAGCTCAGGAAGAACAGCAGCGCACTCAGCAGCACCAGTGGCAGACTGATGCCGTCCACGCCCACGCGGTAGGCCGCGCCGATGGCCGGCATCCACTCAAACTGTTCGAGCTGGGCAAAACCGCTTGCGTTGACGCCGCGCGACCACATCCACAGAGCCCCCACGAGTGTTAGCCCGCTGGTACTGATGCCGATGGTATGCACGACCGGCGCCGGCGCCTTGCGCAAGGCCATAACGAGCAGCGCGCCGAGAAGCGGCAGGAACAGGGTGATGGACACAATGGGAAGCACGCGTGCGTCTCCTTATCAATAAACCAGTAAAGTCACCAGCAGGGTGACGAGAATCAGTGCCGTGCCGACCACGGTGATGGCCATTTCGCGATGGATCAGGCCGCTCTGCAGGGTACGGGCGCGCTGGCCGAGTGCGACCGTGCCGCGCACCAGTGAAAAGATCAGGCCGTCGATGCCCTGGTCGTCACTGCGGCGTATGGTACGGCCCATGGCGAGGCCTGACCGGCCCACGGCAAGTACCGTGTTATACAGGCCGCGTTCCAGTTGTTCGCAGCTGCGTGCCATGGCGAGGGCGGGGCGCACCATCCAGGTATCGAAACCGCCGGCAATGGCAAAGCCCTGTTGCGCCCAGGGCAGCAGCGGTCCCAGCAGACGTCGCCCGGCGATGAACCAGCCCAGCGTCAGACCACTCAGTGCAGCGCCCAGTCCAAGGATCCGGGCAAGGGTGTTTTCGGACAATGCAGTGTGCAGCAGGGTCTCAATGGACGGGAAGGCGGCGCCGAGAATGACGGCCAGCGTAACCAGTCCCGCCAGTCCGGCGCCCATCCAGCCAAGCCCTGCGATATTGCGATGCTGACGATCGCCACGCCACAGGATGCGTAACGCGCGGGCCATGTAGGCACCGGTCAGCAGGGTCCCGGCCAGCGCGAACGAGGCCAGCAGCCAGGCGTTGGGTGAAGACAGCGCAGCGGCAATGATGGCGTCCTTGGAAAAGAAACCGCTCAGCGGCGGGATGCCGGCCAGCGCCAGTGCCGCCAGTGCAAAACCGGAAAATACCAGCGGCCGGTCACGACCGGCGCCTTTCAGCTCAGTCAGCATGGTGCTTTCACGACTATGCTGGAACACACCGGCACCGAGGAACAGGGAACTCTTGATCGCGGCGTGCGCGATCAGGTGCAACAGTGCTGCCAACGGCACACCGGCACCTACTGCGACCAGCATCAAGCCGTACTGACTTGAGGTCGACGCAGCGAGCAGGCGCTTGAGGTCACGCTCGCCCAGCGCGATCATCCCGGTCACAACGGTGGTAATGCCGCCGATGATAGCCGCCACCAGCAGCGTTTCCGCGGGCAGCATCGGTGCCGTGCGGATCAGCAGAATAGCGCCGGCCGCGACCAGGGTGGCTGAGTGCAGCAGTGCCGACACCGGTGTGGGTCCGGCCATGGCGCGTTGCAGCCAGTCGTGCAGCGGGGTTTGCGCTGACTTGCCCATGGCGGCGACCAGCAATAAAAGCCCGGCCACGACTGCGGTGTTACCCCCGGTGTTCAGCGTAACGGCGATATCGCTGCTGCCGGCATGGGCAATGAGGATGAACACCGCGATATACAGTCCAAGGTCAGCGCTGCGGGTAGTCAGGAAGGCACGGGTGGCGGCGGACCGGACGCCCGGTCGCCGGTACCAGAAACCGATCAACAGATAACTGCTCAGGCCGATGAGTTCCCACGCTGCGAGCAGCAGGATCCAGTCACCGGCGAGTACCAGCGTCTGCATGGCCGAGACAAACAGCAGCATGGTGGCAAAGAAACGGATCTTTTCGTTGTCCTGTTTCATGTAGCCGGCGGCGTAGACCAGCACCAGGCTGCTGACGACAGCAACCAGTGTGGAAAGCAGCGCGGTCAGGGGTGTGGCGACCAGGCGTAGTGGCATGTCCGGCAGGCCGGGCAGGATCAGCTCGCTACTCATGCCGTTAAAGGCATTGGACAGTAATCCGATGCTGGCGAGCAGACCGACCGCAGCGCCCAGTAACGCCAGCGCAGCGGGTAAACGCCGCAGTAACAGGATCAACACCATCATGGACAGTGGCGCCAGGATGGCGATAGCAATCAGGTTCATCCTTTCAACTCCGCGGCTTCTTCCATTTCCACCGAACCTTTGGCGCGGAAGCGCGCTATGGCAATGCCGAAGCCCACCGCCATCTCGATCGCCATCACCGTCATAATGATCAGTACAAACATCTGCCCGGCCGGGTTATCCGGGTGAAGGTAACGCCAGAACGCCACCAGGTTGACCATGGCCGCGGCAAGCATCAGTTCTATACCCATCATGATCATCACCAGGTTGGTCTGTGACAGGGCGCCGTAGACGCCGACCCCGAACAATGCCGCGCCGGTCATCAGGGCGAGAAGGAGTTCAATGCTCATCGTTTGCCGGTCTCTTTGATGCCTTACCCTTACCGTCATTCCGGCGTATGCCGGAATCCAGGGGTTTGTTTATGGACACCGCCGTGGCTGCAATCATCGCAGTGAGGATGGTGATACCGGCGGTTTCAAAAATCAGCATCGATCGTCCCAGCAGCTCAAGGCCGAGATCGACCGTCTGTTGCGCAGCGCCCGGTGCAGCGTTGGCCACCGGTCCCCAGTCCACAAACACAGCGACGGCTACAGCAGCGAGAAAGGAAACGATACCGGTGCCCAGTGACAGGCGTTTCTGGTGGGTCATCTCCATCTCGCCGAGACCTCCGGGATCCATCATGAACATCACCATAAAAATGGCCATGATGCTCATCTCCGTGGCCATCATCATGATCTGCAATACGCCGAGAAACTCTGCCTGCATAGTCAGGAACAGGGCGCCAAGCGCGGTCTGTGAGAACAGCAGCGCCAGCGCAGAGCGCACCATCGAAAACGTGCGGAACACAACAACCCCGAACCACACCGCGGCGAGCCCGAAGAAACCGATAAAGAACATTTGCGCCGTCATTATGGAAACACCAGTACGAGGACACCGACGAGGAAGATATTCAGCAGCGCCAGCGGGATGCCCAGCTTCCAGCACCAGGCCAGCAGGTGTGCTTCGCGGATGCGCGGCATCATGCGTCCGGCCAGCAGCATGGTGGCGGTCACTGCCAGTATCTTGATGGCACTCCAGGCCCAGGGCGGTAGCCACGGACCCTGCCATCCACCGAGGTAGAAAATCACCGTGGCTGCCGCCAGGGTAATAATCAACGCCAGGCGTCCAAGCCGGAACACCGCCAGTCGGACGCCGGTATATTCGGCTTCCACGCCACCGGCCAGTTCACCTTTCGCCGTTGGCAGGTCAAACGGTGGCAGAAACGCCAGTGCCATGGCCGCGATGAAAAACAGCACAAAGCCCAGTGGTTGATAGAGGACATTCCACAACTGCGCCTGTGAGATCACGATTTGTGTGGTAAATAATGACTCGGCACGCATCGCAACCGCAGTAATCGGCATCACAATGAGCATGGAATAGGCAATAAGCTGGCCGAGAAAACGCCAGCCACCGACCATGGCATAGGCGCCGTCCGGCCCCCAGCCGGCCATCAGCAGGGCCACCAGTACATAGACCAGCGCGGCGTTGATGAACAGTGCGCCGGTGGCAAGGTCGGTGATGATCAGGTTCGGTGTCAGCGGTACGACGGCAGCCGCGAGTACTGCCGAGAGCAACAGCAGCACCGGGGCGACCTCGAAGAAAATCCGGTCGGGTTTGCGCGTCAGGATAGATTCCCGCCCCAGCAGGGCGATGCCGGCAAGTACCGGCGCGGCCAGTCGAAAACGTCCGCACGTTGTCCAGTTTTCCAGGACAGCGACCAGGTAGGCGCCGAATGCCAGTAACAGCAGCAGGAGCACGGTCGTCATTGCCGCACCTCCCAGGGAGACAGGTCGAGGGAACCGACGGCGACCAGCGCATCACCCAGTTCCTGTTGTTCGGTCAGCGGGGCAATGAGGGTGAGGTGGTGCGTGGATGGGGTCTCCAGTTGTGCCGCAGTGACCTGCCCCGTCTCCAGTGTCAGCTGCAGGCGGGCCGGGCCGCGGGGTGTTTCTACGCTGGCTTCACTGCTCCCGGATGCTTCACCGGGAAGAGGGGGTGTCGGTACCGCGATGGCGCCAGCGGATTCAATGAGCATCAGGCTGTGAGTGATTTCATCAAGGCGGACGTGCAGGCGGGCCAGGGCATCGCCTTCTTTACGCCTGGCTGGTGTGAACCCCAAGGTGATAAAGGTCTTATCCGTATTGCGTGCATCGTCACTGATTCCAGAGGCGCGCGCCACGGGACCGCGCAGTGCCGTATCCTGCGCCAGCCGGCCGATACCGGCTATTCGGGATTTCAGTAAAGGCGTTCGTTGCAGGCGTTTCATCAGGGACTGTATGGCTGGTCTCAGCGCCGCGACCTGTTTCATGTCGGCATGCCGGAAATCCAGTTGCAGTACTGCTGCGCGTTGCACCAGCCAGTCGAAACCGGTTTGTTGCCCAAACAGCGCCAGCCAGCCCAGGTGGCTCACGATACGTTCCCGTTCCAGCGCGCCGGCACGCGCCTGTGCCGTTTCGGCAGGCACCTTTTCGCCAGCGGCCTTTTCCAGTGCCTGGCAGGCAAGGAGCCGGTAGGCAACGGGTGCCAGTGGGTCCAGGTCGGCCATTCTTTCGATGAAGTGCGTGGCGTCCATCGGTGAGTGGCAGAGCAGTTCCCGGTTTCCGTTCAACGCGAGTGCTTCGGACCCGGCGACAGTATCTCCGTCGAGTG of Thiogranum longum contains these proteins:
- a CDS encoding complex I subunit 1/NuoH family protein — protein: MTTVLLLLLLAFGAYLVAVLENWTTCGRFRLAAPVLAGIALLGRESILTRKPDRIFFEVAPVLLLLSAVLAAAVVPLTPNLIITDLATGALFINAALVYVLVALLMAGWGPDGAYAMVGGWRFLGQLIAYSMLIVMPITAVAMRAESLFTTQIVISQAQLWNVLYQPLGFVLFFIAAMALAFLPPFDLPTAKGELAGGVEAEYTGVRLAVFRLGRLALIITLAAATVIFYLGGWQGPWLPPWAWSAIKILAVTATMLLAGRMMPRIREAHLLAWCWKLGIPLALLNIFLVGVLVLVFP
- a CDS encoding complex I subunit 4 family protein yields the protein MLPIVSITLFLPLLGALLVMALRKAPAPVVHTIGISTSGLTLVGALWMWSRGVNASGFAQLEQFEWMPAIGAAYRVGVDGISLPLVLLSALLFFLSFIYSAKVKERPHAYVVLMLLLETASIGAFTALDAILFYVFFEVSLVSMYFMIAGWGHEDRQRAALMFFIYTLLGSLPLLLAILGLYLGSDPHTFDMRVWIDSPPLSGSAAMLALVAMLFTFAVKTPVFPFHTWLPAAHVQAPAAGSVILAGVMLKFGTYGLIRFALQMTPDAFREAGIVILVFGVISAIYGAFAALAQTDLKRLVAYTSVNHMGYIIVGVAIAALAVDPAVRAVAMDGSVLQMVSHGLVTGALFMLVGMLQDRAHTREMDRFGGLLKIVPVLGWSFVLAAFASLGLPGLAHFPAEFQIFLATLRVEPAAVIVILGIVITAGLYLRAIGKVFLGEPREQWAGMGDLNTREVLAICPLLILIVAVGIAPAWVLDVIHKTTAALQF
- the nuoK gene encoding NADH-quinone oxidoreductase subunit NuoK; protein product: MSIELLLALMTGAALFGVGVYGALSQTNLVMIMMGIELMLAAAMVNLVAFWRYLHPDNPAGQMFVLIIMTVMAIEMAVGFGIAIARFRAKGSVEMEEAAELKG
- a CDS encoding NADH-quinone oxidoreductase subunit J family protein yields the protein MTAQMFFIGFFGLAAVWFGVVVFRTFSMVRSALALLFSQTALGALFLTMQAEFLGVLQIMMMATEMSIMAIFMVMFMMDPGGLGEMEMTHQKRLSLGTGIVSFLAAVAVAVFVDWGPVANAAPGAAQQTVDLGLELLGRSMLIFETAGITILTAMIAATAVSINKPLDSGIRRNDGKGKASKRPANDEH
- a CDS encoding NADH-quinone oxidoreductase subunit L: MNLIAIAILAPLSMMVLILLLRRLPAALALLGAAVGLLASIGLLSNAFNGMSSELILPGLPDMPLRLVATPLTALLSTLVAVVSSLVLVYAAGYMKQDNEKIRFFATMLLFVSAMQTLVLAGDWILLLAAWELIGLSSYLLIGFWYRRPGVRSAATRAFLTTRSADLGLYIAVFILIAHAGSSDIAVTLNTGGNTAVVAGLLLLVAAMGKSAQTPLHDWLQRAMAGPTPVSALLHSATLVAAGAILLIRTAPMLPAETLLVAAIIGGITTVVTGMIALGERDLKRLLAASTSSQYGLMLVAVGAGVPLAALLHLIAHAAIKSSLFLGAGVFQHSRESTMLTELKGAGRDRPLVFSGFALAALALAGIPPLSGFFSKDAIIAAALSSPNAWLLASFALAGTLLTGAYMARALRILWRGDRQHRNIAGLGWMGAGLAGLVTLAVILGAAFPSIETLLHTALSENTLARILGLGAALSGLTLGWFIAGRRLLGPLLPWAQQGFAIAGGFDTWMVRPALAMARSCEQLERGLYNTVLAVGRSGLAMGRTIRRSDDQGIDGLIFSLVRGTVALGQRARTLQSGLIHREMAITVVGTALILVTLLVTLLVY